A genomic region of Azoarcus sp. KH32C contains the following coding sequences:
- a CDS encoding CBS domain-containing protein: protein MLVSEILAIKGKVLYTIAPGKSLAEAVEIMTEQDVGSVVVFSHGQMVGLLTFREVLKAVHKGGADWGRMPVEEAMLAGPIAASPNMEMDELRRLMVEHPQRYLPVMDGTTLLGVVSFHDVAKAVLEEQSFENRMLKNYIRNWPQESDEE, encoded by the coding sequence ATGCTGGTGAGCGAGATTCTTGCTATCAAGGGCAAGGTGCTTTACACCATTGCGCCTGGCAAGAGCTTGGCCGAGGCTGTGGAGATCATGACCGAGCAGGACGTCGGTTCTGTGGTCGTCTTCTCGCATGGGCAGATGGTCGGCTTGCTGACCTTCCGCGAAGTGCTGAAGGCAGTTCACAAGGGCGGGGCCGACTGGGGCCGGATGCCGGTTGAGGAGGCCATGCTCGCGGGGCCGATTGCGGCGTCGCCGAACATGGAAATGGACGAGTTGCGTCGGCTGATGGTCGAACATCCCCAGCGCTACCTGCCTGTCATGGATGGCACGACGCTGCTCGGGGTCGTGTCGTTCCACGACGTCGCCAAGGCAGTTCTCGAGGAGCAGAGTTTCGAGAATCGGATGCTCAAGAATTACATTCGCAACTGGCCGCAAGAGTCGGACGAAGAATGA
- the fdxA gene encoding ferredoxin FdxA produces MAYVVTESCIRCKYTDCVDVCPVDCFREGPNFLVIDPAECIDCTLCVAECPVEAIFAEDDVPETQRHFIALNAELASVWKPIVERKEPLSDAEEWAKRTGKLDELKR; encoded by the coding sequence ATGGCTTACGTTGTGACGGAATCCTGCATCCGGTGCAAGTACACGGACTGTGTCGACGTGTGTCCGGTCGACTGTTTCCGTGAAGGGCCCAATTTCCTCGTCATCGATCCGGCGGAATGCATCGATTGCACGCTGTGCGTCGCGGAGTGCCCGGTCGAGGCGATCTTTGCGGAGGACGATGTGCCGGAGACGCAGCGCCATTTCATCGCGCTGAACGCCGAGCTGGCCTCGGTCTGGAAGCCGATCGTCGAGCGCAAGGAGCCTCTGTCGGACGCGGAGGAATGGGCGAAGCGTACCGGCAAGCTGGACGAACTGAAGCGCTGA
- the trxA gene encoding thioredoxin TrxA, whose translation MSEHIHYVTDSNFEAEVLQAQTPVLVDYWAEWCGPCKMIAPILDDVAKEYAGKLKVAKLNIDENQETPAKFGIRGIPTLMLFKGGNVEATKVGALSKSQLTAFIDSNL comes from the coding sequence ATGAGCGAGCATATCCATTACGTCACCGACAGCAATTTCGAAGCTGAGGTGCTGCAGGCACAGACCCCCGTGCTGGTTGATTACTGGGCCGAATGGTGTGGTCCGTGCAAGATGATCGCCCCGATCCTTGACGACGTCGCCAAGGAGTACGCCGGCAAGCTGAAAGTGGCCAAGCTCAACATCGACGAGAATCAGGAAACTCCGGCCAAGTTCGGCATCCGCGGTATCCCGACCCTGATGCTGTTCAAAGGCGGCAACGTCGAAGCGACCAAGGTCGGCGCGCTTTCCAAGTCGCAACTGACGGCCTTCATTGACAGCAATCTCTGA
- a CDS encoding long-chain-fatty-acid--CoA ligase has product MERIWLKSYPPGVPAEIDVDEFASLGDLFAKGVAQFGDRAAFINMGKAITYAELDRLSAQFAAYLQGVLKLPRGSRVALMMPNLLQYPIAMFGALRAGYTVVNVNPLYTARELQHQLRDAGAETIVIVENFAHTLQQVLPQVPVRNIVVTSLGELLGFPRSMLVNFVVRRVKKMVPPWDLPGYIRFSEALAQGSAHAFVPVAVGHEDVAYLQYTGGTTGVAKGAILTHGNIVANLQQAHAWVRPYLHAGDEVIITALPLYHIFSLTANCLTFFKIGATNVLITNPRDIPGFVKELAKHKFTAITGVNTLFNALLNNPEFAKLDFSNLHIALGGGMAVQQAVAEKWKRVTGKPLVEAYGLTETSPAVTINPFDLPAFNHSIGLPVPSTDISIRGDDGHEMPIGEAGELCVRGPQVMRGYWQRPEETANVFTADGYLRTGDIATVDEQGFVRIVDRKKDMILVSGFNVFPNEVEDVIAAHPGVLEVAAVGVPDERTGEAVKVFVVRKDPSLTKEDLIAYCRANLTAYKVPHLVEFREELPKTNVGKILRRLLRDGKA; this is encoded by the coding sequence GTGGAAAGAATATGGCTGAAAAGCTACCCCCCCGGAGTACCTGCAGAAATCGACGTCGATGAATTCGCGTCCCTTGGCGATTTGTTCGCGAAGGGTGTCGCGCAATTCGGTGATCGTGCCGCCTTTATCAATATGGGCAAGGCGATCACGTATGCCGAGCTCGACCGCTTGTCTGCGCAGTTTGCGGCCTACCTGCAAGGGGTGCTGAAGCTGCCGCGCGGTTCGCGCGTCGCGCTGATGATGCCCAATCTGTTGCAATATCCGATCGCGATGTTCGGCGCGCTACGTGCCGGTTACACCGTCGTGAACGTCAATCCGCTCTACACGGCGCGGGAGCTGCAGCATCAGTTGCGCGACGCGGGTGCCGAAACCATCGTCATCGTCGAGAATTTCGCCCACACGCTGCAGCAGGTATTGCCGCAGGTTCCGGTGCGCAACATCGTCGTGACCAGCCTCGGGGAATTGCTCGGGTTCCCAAGGAGCATGCTGGTCAATTTCGTCGTGCGCCGCGTCAAAAAGATGGTGCCCCCGTGGGATCTGCCTGGCTACATCCGATTTTCCGAGGCGCTGGCGCAAGGCTCCGCTCATGCGTTCGTCCCCGTTGCCGTGGGGCACGAGGACGTCGCCTACCTGCAATACACGGGCGGTACGACGGGTGTGGCGAAGGGCGCGATTCTCACGCATGGCAACATCGTCGCCAATCTGCAGCAGGCGCATGCGTGGGTCCGCCCGTATCTGCATGCTGGCGATGAAGTGATCATCACTGCGCTGCCGCTGTATCACATCTTTTCCTTGACGGCGAATTGCCTGACTTTCTTCAAGATCGGCGCGACGAACGTGTTGATCACCAACCCGCGCGACATTCCGGGATTCGTCAAGGAGCTTGCAAAGCACAAGTTCACTGCGATCACCGGTGTTAACACGCTTTTCAATGCCTTGCTGAACAATCCAGAGTTCGCGAAGCTCGATTTCTCGAACCTGCACATTGCGCTCGGCGGAGGCATGGCGGTGCAGCAGGCGGTCGCAGAAAAGTGGAAGCGCGTGACGGGCAAGCCGCTGGTCGAAGCCTATGGTCTGACGGAAACGTCGCCTGCCGTGACGATCAATCCATTCGATCTCCCCGCCTTCAATCATTCGATCGGCTTGCCGGTTCCGTCCACGGACATCAGTATCCGCGGTGATGACGGACACGAAATGCCGATCGGGGAAGCGGGCGAATTGTGCGTTCGCGGGCCGCAGGTGATGCGAGGCTATTGGCAGCGGCCCGAGGAAACCGCCAACGTGTTCACGGCGGACGGATACTTACGGACCGGCGACATTGCGACGGTTGACGAGCAGGGGTTCGTCCGGATCGTCGATCGCAAGAAGGACATGATCCTGGTGTCGGGCTTCAATGTGTTCCCGAACGAGGTCGAAGATGTGATCGCCGCGCATCCCGGCGTGCTCGAGGTGGCCGCGGTGGGGGTGCCGGACGAGCGGACCGGCGAGGCCGTCAAGGTGTTCGTCGTGCGCAAGGATCCTTCGCTGACGAAGGAGGATCTGATCGCATACTGTCGTGCCAATCTGACTGCTTACAAGGTGCCGCATCTCGTCGAGTTTCGTGAGGAGCTTCCGAAGACGAACGTCGGCAAGATCCTCAGACGCCTGCTGCGTGACGGGAAGGCTTGA